A single window of Bradyrhizobium daqingense DNA harbors:
- a CDS encoding AAA family ATPase: MLEQLGRHARSGDTIVRHLAEDPAFEGIGYATAAKLWEAFGERLYALLGDVASLTAVLNEDRAERLVLAWKEKLAEGDVVVWLDEHGFEKRLAKKIIRLWGAEAAAKLREQPYAMMALADWPIVDAAGRKMGIAADDPRRLVAAVEAALYARLDQHHTWIGERDLVAAAGRLLKCAPARAGEAVAAAVAQRAAIPIAGGFQAAGAHMMERYVADRIREMLTEPAMGDLIAREVSDAELAAWLDRQDMGVALDDEQREAVRIAVQERFGIVRGGAGVGKTTVLRAVARACAAFGRSTHMMALAGRAAVRIGEATGFPASTIAAFLKGVEARKIPLGPESLVVVDEASMLDLPTMYRILRALPDGCRLLLVGDPGQLPPIQFGLVLHALGERPEIPSVVLTRVYRQTEATGIPAVAGAVRSGRLPSLPDKACASSGGVALIPAGEVTTDQIVDVVAGLGGFSEDLRIVCAVKAGPAGTEALNARFHDIFAVGRRRHPTRRLAEGEPVMFLKNDYQAGLRNGSLGRITSIEEGRVAVDFDGTEVELSGYGLDDLTLAYAITVHKAQGSSFRKVVIPVQKTRLLDRSLIYTAISRAKDSAVLVGASEVLQQSLERDAHAGRRETALALLMEIGSPES; encoded by the coding sequence ATGCTTGAGCAGCTCGGCCGTCACGCCAGATCGGGCGACACCATCGTGCGCCACCTCGCCGAGGACCCGGCGTTCGAGGGCATCGGTTACGCCACCGCAGCGAAGCTGTGGGAGGCCTTCGGCGAGCGCCTCTACGCGCTGCTCGGCGACGTCGCGAGCCTGACCGCGGTCCTGAACGAGGACCGCGCCGAGCGGCTGGTGCTGGCGTGGAAGGAGAAGCTCGCCGAGGGCGACGTCGTGGTCTGGCTCGACGAACACGGCTTCGAGAAACGCCTGGCCAAGAAGATCATCCGCCTGTGGGGCGCCGAAGCCGCCGCGAAGCTGCGGGAGCAGCCGTACGCGATGATGGCGCTCGCCGACTGGCCGATCGTCGACGCCGCCGGCCGGAAGATGGGCATCGCCGCCGACGATCCCAGACGCCTCGTCGCCGCGGTGGAGGCCGCGCTCTACGCGCGGCTGGACCAGCACCACACCTGGATCGGCGAGCGCGACCTCGTCGCCGCGGCCGGCCGGCTGTTGAAGTGCGCGCCGGCGCGGGCCGGGGAGGCGGTGGCGGCCGCGGTCGCGCAGCGGGCGGCGATCCCGATCGCGGGCGGCTTCCAGGCCGCCGGCGCCCACATGATGGAGCGCTACGTCGCCGACCGGATCAGGGAGATGCTGACCGAGCCGGCCATGGGCGACCTGATCGCCCGCGAGGTCTCCGACGCCGAGCTCGCCGCCTGGCTCGACCGGCAGGACATGGGCGTGGCGCTCGACGACGAACAGCGCGAGGCGGTGCGCATCGCGGTTCAGGAACGGTTCGGCATCGTCAGGGGCGGAGCCGGCGTCGGCAAAACCACGGTCCTGAGGGCCGTCGCCCGGGCCTGCGCCGCCTTCGGCCGCTCCACCCACATGATGGCCCTGGCGGGCCGTGCCGCCGTCCGGATCGGCGAGGCCACCGGCTTTCCCGCATCGACCATCGCCGCGTTCCTGAAGGGCGTCGAAGCCCGGAAGATCCCGCTCGGCCCGGAATCGCTGGTGGTGGTCGACGAGGCCTCGATGCTGGATCTGCCCACCATGTACCGGATCCTGCGGGCCTTGCCGGACGGCTGCAGGCTGCTGCTCGTCGGCGACCCCGGCCAGCTCCCGCCGATCCAGTTCGGGCTGGTGCTGCATGCGCTGGGCGAGCGGCCCGAAATCCCGTCCGTCGTTCTGACCCGCGTCTACCGCCAGACCGAGGCCACCGGCATTCCCGCGGTCGCCGGCGCGGTCCGGTCCGGCCGGCTGCCGAGCTTGCCGGACAAGGCCTGCGCCAGCAGCGGCGGGGTGGCCCTGATTCCCGCCGGCGAGGTCACCACCGACCAGATCGTCGACGTGGTGGCCGGCCTCGGCGGCTTCTCCGAGGACCTGCGGATCGTCTGCGCCGTGAAGGCGGGCCCCGCCGGTACCGAGGCGCTGAACGCGCGCTTCCACGACATCTTCGCGGTCGGCAGGCGCAGGCACCCGACCCGGCGCCTGGCGGAGGGCGAGCCGGTCATGTTCCTCAAGAACGACTATCAGGCCGGCCTGCGCAACGGCAGTCTCGGTCGGATCACCAGCATCGAGGAGGGGAGGGTCGCCGTCGACTTCGACGGCACCGAGGTCGAACTGAGCGGGTACGGGCTCGACGACCTGACGCTGGCCTACGCCATCACCGTCCACAAGGCGCAGGGATCGAGCTTCCGGAAGGTCGTCATCCCGGTTCAGAAGACCCGGCTGCTCGACCGGTCCCTGATCTACACCGCGATTTCGCGCGCCAAGGATTCGGCAGTTCTTGTCGGAGCCAGCGAGGTGCTGCAACAGTCACTGGAACGGGACGCACACGCAGGCCGGAGGGAGACGGCGTTGGCGCTACTGATGGAGATTGGAAGTCCTGAGAGTTGA
- a CDS encoding tyrosine-type recombinase/integrase, which yields MSRNVATKLPDFPSQGIIQDRAGLDVDASGWEWRLNNLSRNKILNFDRLRSLPDLVFDAVVLHLADRIKLTSPDNVRNAFGALRFLTQSEALAGEVAAGADISSSFFAELRMINNFSVWRLHHIRFWYRWCANRHLPHFSRETADLLDDLVIGGNEKGRAVRTRDPEKGAFDDIEFGAILTRLRALGPEVLSLTERVLVWLQVAFGRNAFAYAKMREEDYRPLKEVATGRIYHRFDVPQVKKGHDYLRSGSDPKELNQELGTLVAELVAENASVRRDSGWPEGCGYPLFRRREPQPDLLGGQLHEFAMHMTSAEITATVERALRKLEVISHRTGELVRGNSRRFRYTYGTRLAEEGASPSQLATGLGHSDLQHVGVYYETRPNQVDRLDAALAVELGPIADAFMGRIVSEEGEAVNGTDPAKRIPFFRRKFGEKPQLAGELGVCGAGPCGRLAPVSCYTCERFQPWRDGPHREMLDWLVEERERQMQAGLDPQIYKIHDVTIMAIGKVVAACEEKDA from the coding sequence ATGAGCAGGAACGTCGCCACGAAGCTACCCGACTTTCCGAGTCAGGGAATCATCCAGGACCGTGCGGGGCTGGACGTCGACGCCTCCGGGTGGGAGTGGCGGCTCAACAATCTTTCGCGGAACAAGATCTTGAATTTCGATCGGCTGCGGTCGCTGCCGGACCTCGTCTTCGACGCGGTCGTGCTGCACCTGGCCGACCGGATCAAGCTGACGTCTCCAGACAACGTCAGGAACGCGTTCGGCGCACTGCGCTTCTTGACCCAATCGGAGGCGCTCGCCGGCGAGGTCGCGGCCGGCGCTGACATCTCGAGCTCATTCTTCGCCGAACTTCGGATGATCAACAATTTTTCGGTCTGGCGCCTCCACCACATCCGCTTCTGGTACCGCTGGTGCGCCAACCGGCATCTGCCGCATTTCTCCCGCGAGACCGCCGATCTGCTGGACGATCTGGTGATCGGCGGCAACGAGAAGGGCCGTGCGGTCCGGACCCGCGATCCGGAAAAGGGTGCCTTCGACGATATCGAGTTCGGGGCGATCCTGACGCGACTGAGGGCCCTCGGTCCGGAGGTCCTCTCGTTGACCGAGCGAGTGCTCGTCTGGCTCCAAGTTGCGTTTGGCCGCAACGCCTTCGCGTACGCCAAGATGCGCGAGGAGGACTATCGCCCGCTTAAGGAGGTCGCCACCGGCCGCATCTACCATCGCTTCGACGTTCCGCAGGTCAAGAAGGGGCACGATTATCTGCGGTCCGGGTCGGACCCCAAGGAGCTGAATCAGGAGCTCGGGACGCTGGTCGCGGAGCTCGTCGCCGAGAATGCCAGCGTGCGCCGCGACAGCGGCTGGCCTGAAGGCTGCGGATATCCGCTCTTTCGGCGGAGAGAACCGCAGCCGGATCTGCTGGGCGGTCAGTTGCATGAGTTCGCCATGCACATGACGAGCGCGGAGATCACCGCAACGGTGGAACGTGCGTTGCGCAAGCTGGAGGTCATCTCTCATCGCACCGGCGAACTTGTCAGGGGTAACAGCCGCCGCTTCCGCTACACCTACGGGACGCGGCTTGCGGAGGAGGGCGCCTCGCCGTCCCAATTGGCGACAGGGCTGGGTCACAGCGACCTCCAGCACGTCGGCGTCTATTACGAAACGCGCCCCAACCAGGTAGATCGGCTGGACGCCGCGCTCGCCGTCGAGCTGGGCCCGATCGCCGACGCCTTCATGGGACGCATCGTCAGCGAGGAGGGCGAAGCCGTGAACGGCACCGACCCGGCCAAGCGCATCCCGTTCTTCAGGCGCAAGTTCGGCGAGAAGCCCCAGCTTGCGGGTGAACTCGGCGTCTGCGGGGCGGGCCCCTGCGGCCGCCTCGCACCCGTCTCCTGCTACACCTGCGAGCGGTTCCAGCCTTGGCGCGACGGTCCACACCGCGAGATGCTGGACTGGCTCGTCGAGGAGCGCGAGCGGCAGATGCAGGCCGGCCTCGATCCGCAGATCTACAAGATCCACGACGTCACGATCATGGCCATCGGCAAGGTGGTCGCCGCCTGCGAGGAGAAAGACGCTTGA
- a CDS encoding site-specific integrase has protein sequence MEWGDITPLRTKVTRLEEGDLFVMVVNRYGLQSDNATQYCMEVLRPTGIALATMRRKMEVVCQFHNWCGDRGIDFLQRLESGAFFTQSEENDLREGLRDDLREPAVKKRAGSKARPVVGAAHWRNRCAEVRDYVAWHAEPIILRISALDARQEARARLASFKENIVDGIRVRGKPMAPGLTEEQSPVFIAAITPGDPTNPFESRNHPRNHALWLTFHDGGLRLGECIGLKTTDCFLNGSRKHLMVERRPDDLHEPRRNAPLAKTLPHRVDIGDRLARVLHNFIVDHRPSYPGAKRSPYVFPSEDGGPLTKETVAYMYRRLREKVPGLPKRFSTNDLRRSWNNRFAKAAKKAGLSDERSAVVANHAQGRVPHSVQAEKYRGLYNQEQTAEINKRMQDEAVARSKETDR, from the coding sequence ATGGAATGGGGCGACATCACGCCTCTGCGGACGAAGGTCACTCGGCTCGAAGAAGGCGACCTTTTCGTCATGGTCGTCAACCGGTACGGCCTGCAGAGCGACAACGCGACGCAATACTGCATGGAGGTGCTGCGGCCGACCGGCATCGCGCTCGCGACGATGCGGCGGAAGATGGAGGTCGTCTGCCAGTTTCATAACTGGTGCGGCGACCGGGGAATCGACTTTCTCCAGCGGCTGGAGAGTGGTGCGTTCTTCACGCAGAGCGAGGAGAATGACCTCCGCGAGGGGCTTCGGGATGATCTGCGCGAGCCGGCCGTCAAGAAGAGGGCGGGTAGTAAGGCCAGACCAGTCGTCGGCGCGGCGCACTGGCGCAACCGATGTGCCGAAGTGCGCGACTACGTTGCCTGGCATGCCGAGCCGATCATTCTAAGGATTTCGGCTCTGGACGCCCGACAGGAAGCGCGGGCACGACTCGCCTCCTTCAAGGAAAACATCGTCGACGGCATCCGAGTCCGCGGCAAGCCGATGGCCCCCGGGCTCACCGAGGAGCAGTCACCGGTCTTCATCGCGGCGATCACGCCGGGCGATCCGACGAACCCCTTCGAGTCCCGCAACCATCCGCGCAATCACGCGCTGTGGCTGACCTTTCACGACGGCGGCCTGCGTCTCGGCGAGTGCATCGGTCTCAAGACGACCGATTGCTTTCTGAACGGGTCGCGCAAGCACCTGATGGTCGAGCGTCGCCCGGACGACCTCCACGAACCGAGAAGAAACGCACCACTCGCCAAGACTCTTCCGCATCGCGTCGACATCGGCGACCGGCTCGCGCGGGTGCTGCACAACTTCATCGTAGACCACCGGCCGTCCTATCCAGGCGCCAAGCGAAGCCCGTACGTCTTCCCGTCAGAGGACGGCGGTCCTCTGACGAAGGAGACGGTCGCCTACATGTACCGCCGATTGCGCGAGAAGGTCCCCGGCTTGCCGAAGCGGTTCTCCACCAACGATCTTCGAAGGTCATGGAACAACCGCTTCGCTAAGGCCGCTAAGAAGGCCGGCCTGAGCGATGAGCGCAGCGCCGTCGTCGCAAACCACGCGCAGGGACGCGTGCCGCACTCCGTCCAGGCCGAGAAATACCGCGGCCTCTACAACCAGGAGCAGACCGCGGAGATCAACAAGCGCATGCAGGACGAAGCCGTCGCACGCAGCAAAGAGACCGATCGATGA
- a CDS encoding single-stranded DNA-binding protein, producing MAGSVNKVILVGNLGKDPEIRRTPDGRPIANLSIATSETWRDKNSGERKEKTEWHRVVIFSEPLCKIVEQYLKKGAKVYIEGSLQTRKYTDQSGVEKYSTEVVLQGFNSTLTMLDGRGGGGGGGSFGDEPGGDFGSSGPVSSAPRRPVAAGGGGRNSDMDDDIPF from the coding sequence ATGGCGGGAAGCGTCAACAAGGTCATTCTGGTGGGAAATCTCGGCAAGGATCCGGAAATCCGCCGCACCCCGGACGGGCGGCCGATCGCGAATTTGAGCATCGCGACCTCGGAGACCTGGCGCGACAAGAACAGCGGCGAGCGCAAGGAAAAGACCGAGTGGCATCGCGTCGTGATCTTCTCTGAGCCGCTTTGCAAAATCGTCGAACAGTATTTGAAGAAGGGCGCAAAGGTTTACATCGAGGGTTCGCTCCAGACCCGCAAGTACACCGATCAGAGCGGTGTCGAGAAGTATTCGACCGAGGTCGTGCTCCAGGGCTTCAACTCGACGCTGACGATGCTCGACGGCCGCGGTGGCGGCGGCGGAGGCGGCAGCTTCGGCGACGAGCCGGGCGGCGATTTCGGCTCCTCCGGTCCGGTCAGCAGCGCACCGCGCCGTCCCGTTGCCGCCGGCGGTGGTGGCCGCAACAGCGACATGGACGACGACATCCCGTTCTAA
- a CDS encoding outer membrane protein, with protein MNKILFSAIGAVALGLSAPASAADMAARPYTKAPAPMVAAIYDWSGFYIGINGGGGTSHKCWDFVTPVTGVLVGEGCHNAVGGTVGGQVGYRWQSTNWVFGLEGQGNWADFSGDNISGLTGLRDRSKINAFGLITGQVGYAWNNVLLYVKGGGAVVGDRYRSYDVVTGLEFDRASETRWGATVGAGVEFGFAPNWSLGVEYNHIFLGDRTLNFTGSGNFLIAPLGVVTRSERISQDVDIALIRVNYRWGGPLVARY; from the coding sequence ATGAATAAGATCCTGTTTAGTGCAATCGGTGCAGTGGCGTTGGGCCTGTCGGCCCCCGCAAGCGCGGCGGACATGGCCGCGCGTCCTTACACGAAGGCTCCGGCGCCGATGGTCGCCGCCATCTACGATTGGAGCGGTTTCTATATCGGCATCAACGGCGGCGGCGGCACCAGCCACAAATGCTGGGACTTCGTGACACCGGTGACGGGGGTTCTGGTTGGCGAAGGCTGCCACAACGCGGTCGGTGGCACGGTCGGTGGCCAGGTCGGCTATCGCTGGCAATCGACGAACTGGGTGTTCGGCCTTGAAGGCCAGGGCAACTGGGCCGACTTCTCCGGCGACAATATCAGCGGGCTAACCGGCCTGCGTGATCGCTCCAAGATCAACGCCTTCGGACTGATCACCGGCCAGGTCGGCTACGCCTGGAACAACGTCCTATTGTATGTGAAGGGCGGCGGCGCCGTCGTCGGTGATCGCTACCGGAGCTACGATGTCGTCACCGGCCTCGAATTCGACCGGGCCAGCGAGACCCGTTGGGGCGCCACCGTGGGCGCAGGCGTCGAGTTCGGATTTGCGCCGAACTGGTCGCTCGGCGTTGAGTACAATCACATCTTCCTCGGCGACCGCACCCTCAACTTCACTGGGTCCGGCAATTTCCTGATCGCTCCGCTTGGTGTCGTCACTCGCTCCGAGCGCATCAGCCAGGACGTCGATATCGCCCTCATTCGCGTGAACTATCGCTGGGGCGGCCCGCTCGTCGCGAGATACTAG
- a CDS encoding outer membrane protein gives MKKVLLASACLFALAAPASAADLAARPYTKAPIAPAAVYNWTGFYLGVVGGGAWESGSGDPRMQGGFVGGTAGYNWQTGSVVFGIEADGAWADVNASATGPVAFGGAIIPLTVSSRIDALGTVRGRIGWLASPSVLLYATGGYAWIDNKISVSAPPVLSLSESQFHSGWTVGAGVEAFFAPQWSIKGEYLYRSLGGETYFSGVFPVNTGTLNLHTVQVGVNYHFGGPVVAKY, from the coding sequence ATGAAGAAGGTTTTGTTGGCTTCGGCCTGTTTGTTCGCTCTCGCCGCTCCCGCGTCAGCCGCTGACCTGGCAGCCCGCCCCTACACCAAGGCTCCGATCGCTCCGGCCGCCGTCTACAACTGGACCGGCTTCTATCTCGGTGTCGTCGGTGGCGGCGCTTGGGAAAGCGGCTCTGGCGATCCGCGCATGCAGGGTGGCTTCGTCGGTGGCACCGCCGGCTACAACTGGCAGACCGGCAGCGTCGTGTTCGGCATCGAGGCTGATGGTGCGTGGGCTGACGTAAACGCCTCGGCGACAGGTCCTGTTGCGTTTGGCGGCGCCATCATTCCCCTGACCGTCAGTTCGCGCATCGACGCGCTCGGCACCGTCCGTGGTCGCATCGGCTGGCTCGCTTCCCCGAGCGTCCTGTTGTACGCCACTGGTGGTTACGCCTGGATCGACAACAAGATCAGCGTCAGCGCGCCCCCTGTTCTGAGCCTCTCGGAAAGCCAGTTTCATTCGGGCTGGACTGTTGGTGCCGGCGTCGAGGCCTTCTTCGCACCGCAGTGGTCGATCAAGGGCGAGTATCTCTATCGCAGCCTGGGCGGCGAGACCTACTTCTCGGGCGTCTTCCCGGTCAACACCGGCACCCTCAACCTCCACACCGTGCAGGTCGGCGTGAACTATCACTTCGGCGGCCCGGTCGTCGCCAAGTACTGA
- a CDS encoding outer membrane protein, protein MRQLLFASTSLLVLSSFAPAMAADLAARPYTKAPVAPVAIYNWSGFYIGANAGGASSRNCWDLTGVGPIAVVPAVAEGCHNATGAIVGGQIGYRWQSTNWVFGLEAQGDWADLKGSNTSSPAALSPLVNNTKIDAIGLFTGQVGYAWNNVLWYVKGGAAVTHSKYSGTFAGVTLDNANETRWGGSVGTGIEFGFAPNWSVGIEYNHLFMGRHNETFTFLGVTTRTDSIKQDVDMATVRLNYTFGGPVVARY, encoded by the coding sequence ATGAGACAGCTTCTTTTCGCTTCGACCAGCCTACTTGTACTGAGCTCATTCGCTCCGGCCATGGCCGCCGATCTCGCGGCGCGCCCCTACACCAAGGCTCCGGTTGCTCCGGTGGCCATTTACAACTGGAGCGGGTTTTACATCGGCGCCAACGCCGGCGGTGCCTCGAGCCGCAATTGCTGGGATCTTACCGGTGTCGGCCCCATCGCCGTCGTCCCGGCCGTGGCCGAGGGTTGTCACAATGCGACCGGCGCAATCGTCGGTGGTCAGATCGGTTATCGCTGGCAGTCCACCAACTGGGTGTTCGGCCTTGAAGCTCAGGGCGACTGGGCTGATCTGAAGGGTTCGAACACGAGCTCCCCGGCCGCGCTCTCCCCGCTGGTGAACAACACCAAGATCGATGCCATTGGCCTCTTTACCGGCCAGGTCGGCTATGCCTGGAACAACGTGCTCTGGTACGTGAAGGGCGGCGCTGCCGTCACTCACAGCAAGTACAGCGGCACTTTTGCAGGCGTCACCCTCGACAACGCGAACGAAACGCGTTGGGGCGGCTCCGTCGGAACCGGCATCGAATTCGGCTTCGCCCCGAACTGGTCGGTCGGCATCGAATACAACCACCTGTTCATGGGCAGGCACAACGAGACCTTTACCTTCCTCGGCGTGACCACCCGCACCGACAGCATCAAGCAGGACGTGGACATGGCCACGGTGCGCCTCAACTACACCTTCGGCGGTCCGGTGGTTGCGAGGTACTGA